In a single window of the Orbaceae bacterium lpD04 genome:
- a CDS encoding sugar diacid recognition domain-containing protein, with amino-acid sequence MHSYNLTSQLAQEIVDRTMKIIDCNINVMDGDGRIIGSGDLERIGEIHEGAMLAISQKRVVSIDSATAQQLHGVKPGVNLPLHLNERVVGVIGLTGKPENITQFGKLVCMSAEMMMEQAQLLHEISQDNRIKEELILSLIQSDNLSANLSEWGRKLNIDLALPRVVAIVEIESGQLGIESAISELQNLQNALQSVTKNSLVAIKSLTEIVVLIPALNRFNRWELNEHQKKLENLIIQIKNSIPLEIRIALGNFFPQGIDNIAKSYQTAKATMLIGKQRMPELRNYYYQELILPVLLHGLSYDWQADELLLPLKKLKQSDRNGVLQKTLLTWFNHNLQNSETADKLFIHRNTLEYRLNKIAKLTDLNLTKFDDRMLLYIALQLDK; translated from the coding sequence ATGCATAGTTATAATCTAACAAGCCAATTAGCCCAAGAAATTGTTGACAGAACCATGAAAATAATTGATTGCAATATTAATGTAATGGACGGTGATGGTCGCATTATTGGCAGTGGTGATTTAGAACGAATCGGTGAAATTCACGAAGGCGCAATGCTTGCCATTTCGCAAAAAAGGGTTGTATCAATCGATAGTGCCACCGCACAGCAGTTACACGGGGTTAAACCAGGCGTAAATCTTCCCTTACATTTAAATGAACGGGTAGTGGGTGTTATTGGCTTGACAGGTAAACCAGAAAATATTACTCAATTTGGTAAGCTTGTTTGTATGTCAGCTGAAATGATGATGGAGCAAGCTCAGTTATTACATGAAATATCACAAGATAATCGTATAAAAGAAGAGCTTATCTTATCTTTAATCCAATCAGATAATTTAAGCGCAAATCTCTCAGAATGGGGAAGAAAACTCAACATCGATCTAGCATTACCCCGCGTTGTTGCTATCGTTGAAATAGAAAGTGGCCAATTGGGCATTGAAAGTGCAATAAGTGAGCTACAAAACTTACAAAATGCATTACAATCGGTTACTAAAAATAGCTTAGTAGCAATTAAATCGTTAACAGAAATTGTCGTGTTAATCCCAGCCTTAAATCGATTTAATCGTTGGGAGCTCAATGAGCATCAAAAAAAATTAGAAAACCTAATAATACAAATTAAAAACTCTATTCCTCTTGAGATCCGTATTGCACTAGGTAATTTTTTTCCTCAAGGGATCGATAACATTGCAAAGTCCTATCAAACAGCGAAAGCAACAATGCTAATTGGTAAGCAAAGAATGCCAGAACTGCGTAATTATTACTATCAAGAACTTATTCTACCCGTATTATTACATGGTTTAAGCTATGATTGGCAAGCAGATGAGCTTTTGCTTCCCCTAAAAAAATTGAAACAATCAGATCGAAATGGCGTACTACAAAAAACATTACTAACATGGTTTAATCACAATTTACAAAATAGTGAAACCGCTGATAAGTTATTTATTCACCGTAATACGCTGGAATATCGCTTAAATAAAATTGCTAAATTGACTGATCTTAATCTAACCAAATTTGATGATAGAATGTTACTTTATATCGCACTACAATTAGATAAATAG
- a CDS encoding ABC transporter ATP-binding protein has product MITLSSIQIRRGINLLLDNASAKINPGQKVGLVGKNGSGKSTLFALIKGEIVADAGELSIPNHWELAWVNQETPAIDIPAIEYTIDGDREYRRLENELAIANEKNDGNQIALIHSKLDVIDAWTIQARASALLNGLGFSQEQLTEAVKSFSGGWRMRLNLAQALMCRSNLLLLDEPTNHLDLDAVMWLEKWLKSYNGTLLLISHDRDFLDPLVDKIIHIEQQSLFEYSGNYSSFELQRATKLAQQQSLYEHQQQKVAHLQHYIDRFRAKATKAKQAQSRIKMLERMEQIAPAHVDNPFHFSFRAPDSLPSPLLTMEKVVAGYGDKIILDKIKLNLVPGSRIGLLGRNGAGKSTLIKLLAGELAPLSGKMQLAKGIQLGYFAQHQLEYLRVDESPLWHLTQIADVKNTEQALRNYLGGFDFRGDKVTEPVRTFSGGEKARLVLALIVWQRPNLLLLDEPTNHLDLDMRQALTEALMDFEGALVVVSHDRHLLRSTTDEFYLVDNQLVEQFDGDLDDYQKWLAEDQKITSVSVVNETTTNLSAQDKKEQKRREAELRAQLQPLKKLLQKAEAMMDKLACELKDIEEKLADPTIYEQAQKEMLTQLLLKQSQTKAALDESEIEWFDIQNKIDDFIS; this is encoded by the coding sequence ATGATTACCCTTTCTTCAATACAAATCCGCCGTGGTATTAATTTACTATTGGATAATGCATCAGCAAAAATTAACCCAGGTCAGAAAGTCGGGCTTGTAGGTAAAAATGGTTCTGGTAAGTCAACTTTATTTGCATTAATAAAAGGTGAAATTGTCGCTGATGCTGGCGAGCTTTCGATCCCGAATCATTGGGAACTTGCATGGGTGAATCAAGAAACGCCAGCAATTGATATTCCCGCTATTGAGTATACGATTGATGGAGATAGGGAGTATCGCCGCTTAGAAAATGAACTTGCTATAGCTAATGAAAAAAATGATGGTAATCAAATCGCCTTAATTCATAGTAAACTTGATGTTATTGATGCTTGGACGATTCAAGCAAGAGCGTCTGCTTTACTTAATGGATTAGGCTTTTCTCAAGAACAACTTACTGAGGCTGTTAAGTCTTTTTCGGGTGGTTGGCGAATGAGGCTTAACTTGGCGCAGGCACTGATGTGCCGTTCCAATTTATTATTGCTAGATGAACCAACTAACCATTTAGATCTTGATGCAGTTATGTGGCTTGAAAAGTGGCTAAAAAGTTATAACGGAACCCTGTTACTGATTTCGCATGATCGCGATTTTTTAGACCCTTTAGTCGATAAAATTATTCATATTGAGCAGCAATCGCTATTTGAATATTCGGGTAACTATTCTTCATTTGAACTCCAGCGTGCAACAAAACTCGCTCAGCAACAATCACTTTATGAGCATCAACAGCAAAAAGTCGCTCACTTACAACATTATATTGATCGCTTTAGAGCCAAGGCAACCAAAGCTAAACAGGCACAAAGTCGAATTAAGATGTTGGAGCGAATGGAGCAAATTGCGCCTGCTCACGTCGATAATCCTTTTCATTTTTCATTTCGAGCACCAGATTCATTACCAAGCCCATTGTTGACGATGGAAAAAGTCGTTGCCGGTTATGGTGATAAAATTATATTAGATAAAATTAAATTAAATCTTGTACCAGGATCTCGTATTGGTTTACTTGGTCGAAATGGCGCCGGAAAGTCAACATTAATTAAGTTACTTGCTGGAGAGTTAGCGCCATTATCAGGTAAGATGCAATTAGCTAAAGGGATACAATTGGGTTACTTTGCTCAACATCAATTAGAGTATTTACGAGTTGATGAATCACCACTTTGGCATTTAACTCAAATTGCTGATGTTAAAAATACTGAGCAGGCTCTACGTAACTACCTTGGTGGTTTTGATTTTCGCGGCGATAAAGTAACTGAGCCAGTAAGGACTTTTTCTGGCGGTGAAAAAGCACGTTTGGTATTAGCACTAATTGTGTGGCAGCGACCTAATTTATTACTTTTAGATGAACCAACGAACCATTTAGATCTTGATATGCGTCAAGCTTTAACCGAGGCATTGATGGATTTTGAGGGAGCATTGGTTGTAGTATCTCATGATAGGCATTTACTGCGCTCAACGACAGATGAATTTTATTTAGTTGATAACCAACTTGTTGAGCAGTTTGATGGTGATTTAGATGATTATCAAAAGTGGCTTGCGGAAGATCAAAAAATAACATCAGTCAGTGTTGTAAACGAAACGACGACTAATCTTTCGGCTCAAGATAAGAAAGAACAAAAAAGACGTGAAGCAGAGTTAAGAGCTCAGTTACAACCGTTAAAAAAATTGTTACAAAAAGCTGAAGCAATGATGGATAAGCTAGCTTGTGAGCTTAAAGATATTGAAGAAAAGCTTGCTGATCCCACAATTTATGAACAAGCACAAAAAGAAATGCTGACGCAGCTATTATTAAAGCAGAGCCAAACTAAAGCTGCACTTGATGAAAGTGAAATAGAGTGGTTTGATATTCAAAATAAAATTGATGATTTTATCAGCTAA
- a CDS encoding DUF481 domain-containing protein: MKNGDQITGSVKVIDSNKMVMETKYAGTITIKATEVKTFTIDKPAVVKNDLYAEKFFINEIKASEETGAIIIVDKKNEEQTVSITNNLILYKQKINEFMDETTFNGNIKGGFFFDKGTKKTEQYMLDTNIVVKHNLWRHNASTNFRRSLKNDSVSTYYYVGQYNLDKFITPEFFWQSSVQYRHDWIEDISSKKSFGSGPGYQLWDNELGSFSVALLLNYQEMHYQNGEQSRHPLSNMRWDYQRFFNGKAIRLFTNGSIGRSFNDSVSLDLSAAIGASYKVTDWFIVSTTVNKDRDKTKDGDSKNINYNLGFGVTW, encoded by the coding sequence ATGAAAAACGGTGATCAAATAACAGGTTCAGTAAAAGTCATTGATAGTAATAAAATGGTCATGGAAACAAAATATGCCGGAACGATTACAATTAAAGCAACAGAAGTAAAAACGTTTACTATTGATAAGCCAGCTGTTGTCAAAAATGATCTTTATGCAGAGAAATTTTTTATAAATGAGATAAAAGCATCAGAAGAAACTGGCGCAATTATTATCGTCGATAAAAAAAATGAAGAACAAACGGTATCAATCACAAATAATCTGATTTTATATAAGCAAAAAATAAATGAATTTATGGATGAAACAACCTTTAACGGCAATATTAAAGGTGGATTTTTCTTCGATAAAGGAACTAAAAAAACCGAACAATATATGCTTGATACGAATATTGTTGTTAAACATAATTTATGGCGACACAATGCTTCAACTAACTTTCGCCGCAGTTTAAAAAATGATAGCGTGAGTACTTATTATTATGTCGGACAATATAATTTAGACAAATTTATTACACCTGAGTTTTTCTGGCAATCAAGCGTTCAATATCGTCATGACTGGATTGAAGATATCTCGTCTAAAAAAAGCTTTGGTTCGGGTCCTGGTTATCAACTTTGGGACAACGAATTAGGATCATTTTCAGTTGCTCTACTTTTAAACTACCAAGAAATGCACTACCAAAATGGTGAACAATCTCGTCATCCCCTTAGCAATATGCGTTGGGACTATCAGCGCTTTTTTAACGGTAAAGCGATTCGCTTATTTACAAATGGCTCAATCGGTAGAAGTTTTAATGACTCAGTATCATTAGATCTTAGCGCCGCAATAGGCGCATCATATAAGGTCACTGATTGGTTTATTGTCAGTACTACTGTAAATAAAGATAGAGATAAAACCAAAGATGGTGATAGTAAAAATATTAATTACAATTTAGGCTTTGGTGTAACTTGGTAA
- the trkA gene encoding Trk system potassium transporter TrkA translates to MKIIILGAGQTGSALAEYLVTEHENDVTVVDEAADQLQSLQERFDLRVIQGKVCHPQVLESAGAENADMLVAVTNSDESNILACQIAHSLFNIEQKVARIRAVEYSDDKYQLFSIDNGIPINHIISPEKLITQHISQLIQYPGALQIASFCDDRVYLVAATAYYGGALVGSELSELNEHLPHVEVKIVAIYRQHKFIRPIDSTIIEAGDLVYFITEPSNIKAVISELQRLEKPYKRIMISGGGSVAVALAKRLENDYQVKLIERNAQKAELIADKLINTTVLHGESADQELLSQEQVELTDLFIAVTSDDESNIMSSMLAKRMGAKKVIVLIQRQAYLELINDSVIDIAISPQLATISELLSHVRQSGIAKVVSLRQGSSEVIEIIAHGDKQTSKLVGRSINEIKLPSGITIGAVVRGDDDVIISQNELVIEDNDHLIIFLPDRKAISEVEKLLCT, encoded by the coding sequence ATGAAAATCATTATTCTTGGTGCAGGTCAAACAGGTAGTGCGCTTGCTGAATATCTTGTTACTGAACACGAAAATGATGTAACCGTTGTTGATGAAGCGGCTGATCAGTTACAGTCGCTACAAGAGCGCTTTGACTTAAGAGTGATTCAAGGTAAAGTTTGTCATCCACAAGTATTAGAAAGTGCTGGGGCCGAAAATGCAGATATGCTTGTTGCAGTAACTAACTCAGATGAGTCAAATATACTTGCATGCCAAATCGCACATTCACTTTTTAATATCGAACAAAAAGTGGCTCGCATCAGGGCTGTTGAATATAGTGATGATAAATATCAACTTTTCTCTATTGACAATGGTATTCCAATTAACCATATCATTTCACCAGAAAAATTAATTACCCAGCACATTAGTCAATTAATTCAATATCCAGGTGCATTACAAATTGCCTCATTTTGTGATGACAGAGTCTATTTAGTTGCGGCAACAGCTTACTACGGTGGAGCACTGGTCGGCAGTGAGCTCTCTGAGCTTAATGAACATCTACCTCATGTTGAGGTTAAAATTGTGGCCATTTATCGTCAACATAAATTTATCAGACCAATTGATTCAACAATTATTGAAGCGGGTGATTTGGTTTATTTTATCACTGAGCCTTCAAACATAAAGGCAGTAATTAGCGAGCTACAAAGGTTAGAAAAGCCATATAAACGAATTATGATAAGTGGTGGTGGTAGCGTAGCTGTGGCACTGGCTAAACGATTAGAAAATGATTATCAAGTTAAATTAATTGAACGTAATGCACAAAAGGCAGAGCTAATTGCCGATAAGCTAATAAATACGACTGTTTTACATGGTGAATCAGCAGACCAAGAACTACTCTCTCAGGAACAAGTTGAGCTAACAGACCTGTTTATTGCTGTCACCAGTGATGATGAGTCAAATATCATGTCATCAATGCTTGCTAAAAGAATGGGGGCTAAAAAAGTGATTGTCCTAATTCAGCGTCAAGCCTATTTGGAACTCATTAATGATAGCGTGATTGATATTGCAATCTCGCCACAATTAGCAACTATTTCTGAGTTATTAAGTCACGTAAGGCAATCAGGTATTGCCAAAGTGGTATCCTTGCGTCAAGGTTCATCGGAAGTAATTGAAATTATTGCGCATGGTGATAAACAAACCTCAAAACTAGTAGGTCGTTCGATTAATGAAATTAAACTACCATCAGGAATAACCATCGGCGCAGTAGTTAGAGGCGATGATGATGTTATTATTTCTCAAAATGAGTTAGTTATAGAAGATAATGATCATTTAATTATCTTTTTGCCAGATAGAAAAGCTATCAGTGAAGTAGAAAAATTACTCTGCACTTAG
- the trpS gene encoding tryptophan--tRNA ligase: protein MSKPIVFSGAQPSGELSLGNYLGALKNWVSLQNDYDCIYCIVNQHAITVRQDAEKLKKATLDTLALYLACGIDPNKSTIFVQSHVPAHAELAWVLNCYTYFGELSRMTQFKDKSARHAENINAGLFDYPVLMAADILIYQTNLVPVGEDQKQHLELSRDIASRFNALYGNIFKVPEPFIPKAGARVMSLQDPTKKMSKSDDNRNNVIGLLENPKDVEKKIKRAVTDSDEPPVVRYDIKNKAGVSNLLDILTGITGKSIATLEQEFEGKMYGHLKTEVATQVSKMLSELQERYAHYRNDEKALYEIMREGAKKADIRARETLNHVYDAIGFVR, encoded by the coding sequence ATGAGTAAACCAATTGTATTCAGTGGCGCACAACCTTCAGGAGAATTATCACTAGGTAACTACCTAGGAGCATTAAAAAATTGGGTTAGCCTACAAAATGATTATGATTGTATCTATTGTATTGTTAATCAACATGCAATAACAGTGCGCCAAGATGCCGAAAAACTAAAAAAAGCAACACTAGACACATTAGCACTTTATTTAGCGTGTGGAATAGATCCAAATAAAAGCACGATTTTTGTTCAATCTCATGTACCGGCTCATGCTGAACTTGCGTGGGTACTCAATTGCTATACCTACTTTGGTGAACTTAGCCGCATGACACAGTTCAAAGATAAATCAGCAAGACATGCCGAAAATATTAATGCAGGTTTATTTGATTACCCTGTGCTCATGGCTGCTGATATTTTAATTTATCAAACTAATTTAGTTCCAGTTGGTGAAGATCAAAAACAGCACTTAGAACTTTCACGTGATATCGCATCTCGTTTTAATGCTCTATATGGAAATATATTTAAAGTACCAGAGCCTTTTATCCCTAAAGCAGGTGCAAGAGTAATGTCATTACAAGATCCGACTAAAAAAATGTCTAAGTCTGATGATAATCGTAATAACGTGATTGGATTACTTGAAAACCCAAAAGATGTTGAGAAAAAAATCAAACGCGCTGTTACGGACTCTGATGAGCCACCGGTCGTTCGTTATGACATTAAAAATAAGGCTGGAGTATCAAATCTACTCGATATCCTAACTGGGATCACAGGCAAATCGATTGCGACCTTAGAACAAGAGTTTGAAGGCAAAATGTACGGTCACTTAAAAACAGAGGTTGCCACGCAAGTTTCTAAGATGCTTAGTGAATTACAAGAGCGATATGCTCACTATCGTAATGATGAAAAAGCACTCTATGAAATTATGCGAGAAGGTGCGAAAAAAGCGGACATAAGAGCAAGAGAAACACTGAATCATGTTTATGATGCAATTGGGTTTGTTAGATAA
- a CDS encoding phosphoglycolate phosphatase, producing the protein MNKITDIQAIAFDLDGTLVDSLPGLSLAIQRMLTDLSLPTVSAEQVKNWIGNGVDIMIKRTFNCVGAPDSLFEQAKLLFNRHYDQVINDGTKVFPNVISTLEILKKNNYPMALVTNKPAQFLPALLKELKLDSYFSLILGGGDVVKLKPHPTPLYQVMATFGLYHDQLLFIGDSKNDISAAKNAQCLTVGLTYGYNYGESIATSEPDYIFDHFEQILTLLPCPKAEPKK; encoded by the coding sequence ATGAATAAAATAACCGATATTCAAGCAATCGCTTTCGATCTCGATGGCACCTTAGTTGATAGCCTTCCAGGTCTGTCACTAGCAATACAAAGAATGTTAACCGATTTATCCCTGCCGACGGTGAGCGCTGAACAAGTAAAGAACTGGATTGGTAATGGCGTTGATATCATGATAAAACGTACGTTCAATTGCGTCGGGGCACCTGACTCACTATTTGAACAAGCAAAGTTACTATTCAACCGTCATTATGATCAAGTCATCAATGATGGAACTAAAGTATTTCCAAATGTTATATCGACACTTGAGATCTTAAAAAAAAATAACTATCCAATGGCGCTAGTTACAAATAAACCTGCTCAATTTTTACCAGCACTATTAAAAGAACTCAAGCTTGATAGCTACTTTTCATTAATCTTAGGTGGTGGAGATGTCGTCAAACTCAAACCACATCCAACACCTTTATATCAAGTAATGGCAACATTTGGTTTATATCATGACCAATTACTATTCATTGGGGATTCAAAAAATGATATCTCCGCTGCTAAAAATGCGCAATGCCTAACCGTTGGCTTAACCTATGGTTATAATTATGGTGAATCAATTGCAACAAGTGAACCAGATTATATTTTTGATCACTTTGAACAAATATTAACATTATTACCGTGCCCGAAAGCTGAGCCAAAAAAATAA
- the rpe gene encoding ribulose-phosphate 3-epimerase, whose protein sequence is MKKFLIAPSILSADFARLGEDTQKVLECGADVIHFDVMDNHYVPNLTMGPMFCKGLRDYGISAPIDVHLMASPVDELILSFAKAGANNISIHVDSTRHLDRSIQLIKEQGCTAGIVLNPAVSLDCLEYIIDKIDLILIMSVNPGFGGQSFIPYILKKITQTRELINKSGRNIRLEVDGGVKIENIAEIAKAGADMFVAGSAIFSQPNYQVVIDAMRKQLATVE, encoded by the coding sequence ATGAAAAAATTTTTAATTGCACCCTCAATACTATCGGCAGATTTTGCTCGGCTAGGAGAAGATACTCAAAAAGTATTAGAATGTGGTGCTGATGTCATCCATTTTGATGTCATGGATAATCACTATGTACCCAATTTAACTATGGGGCCAATGTTTTGCAAAGGTTTACGTGATTACGGCATTAGTGCACCGATTGATGTACATTTAATGGCCTCCCCTGTTGATGAATTAATTCTATCTTTTGCTAAAGCTGGCGCAAACAATATATCAATCCATGTAGATTCAACAAGACACCTTGATCGCTCAATACAACTAATTAAAGAGCAAGGCTGCACAGCTGGGATCGTATTAAATCCTGCTGTTTCACTTGATTGCCTTGAGTATATTATTGATAAGATTGATTTAATTCTTATTATGAGCGTTAATCCTGGTTTTGGCGGGCAATCGTTTATTCCCTATATTTTGAAAAAAATCACACAAACTCGAGAGCTCATTAATAAGAGTGGACGAAATATTCGCCTTGAAGTTGACGGCGGGGTAAAAATTGAAAATATAGCCGAAATAGCTAAAGCCGGCGCTGACATGTTTGTTGCTGGTTCAGCCATTTTTAGCCAGCCAAATTATCAAGTCGTTATTGATGCAATGCGTAAACAACTCGCGACAGTAGAGTAA
- the dam gene encoding adenine-specific DNA-methyltransferase, which translates to MKKQRAFLKWAGGKYTLIENIIKHLPEGDLLIEPFVGAGSVFLNTNYERYILADINQDLISLFNIIKKQPAQFIEDAKLLFTEHNNQTTAYYELRELFNSSKVPYQRALLFLYLNRHCYNGLCRYNNSGQFNVPFGQYKTVYFPEKEIIAFSQKAQRAEFICAPYNKVMAKAKQGAVIYCDPPYVPLSQSANFTAYYSINFSMKDQKRLATLAEKLAKKDVPVLISNHDTTHTRDWYQKADLYLVETRRSISCNQQGRKKIDELLALYL; encoded by the coding sequence TTGAAAAAGCAACGCGCTTTTCTTAAATGGGCCGGTGGAAAATATACGCTTATTGAGAACATTATCAAACATTTACCTGAAGGCGACTTATTAATAGAGCCTTTTGTTGGTGCAGGTTCAGTATTTCTTAATACCAATTATGAACGTTATATCTTAGCTGATATCAACCAAGATCTTATTTCATTATTCAATATCATAAAAAAACAACCTGCTCAATTTATAGAAGATGCAAAGTTGCTATTTACTGAACATAATAATCAAACCACCGCATACTATGAATTGCGTGAATTATTTAATAGCAGTAAGGTTCCCTACCAAAGAGCACTACTTTTCCTCTATTTAAATCGTCATTGTTACAATGGACTATGTCGTTATAATAATAGTGGTCAATTTAACGTCCCATTTGGTCAATACAAAACTGTCTACTTCCCCGAAAAAGAGATAATTGCTTTTTCACAAAAAGCACAAAGAGCAGAGTTTATCTGCGCGCCTTATAACAAAGTCATGGCCAAAGCGAAACAGGGCGCGGTGATTTATTGCGATCCACCTTATGTACCGCTGTCACAAAGCGCTAATTTTACGGCCTACTATTCAATAAATTTTAGTATGAAAGATCAAAAACGTCTCGCAACATTAGCTGAAAAATTGGCAAAAAAAGACGTGCCAGTCTTAATTTCTAATCATGATACAACACATACTCGAGATTGGTATCAAAAAGCAGATCTTTATTTAGTTGAAACAAGGCGTTCAATTAGCTGCAATCAACAAGGCCGTAAAAAAATTGATGAATTATTAGCACTTTATTTATAA
- a CDS encoding SPOR domain-containing protein produces MNESIRPEKEDRYTVDSSVKKTLSPKLNGPILSKKKWIILILALCVILMLLSFAIFSPASKEQLQTTSDVTDSTASNTSVQSNEYQSLTPPKISRSATETKQENSATKERLEVPGEVTDILADKISELNDKNQASDSILLEGKNNNIDKEINEQPLQKKLANDHYTIQINSSSSLESMMAFVKQHKLTNYQIYETRRSQKPWYVLIKGDYATIKDAKNAAKLLPQELQKSKPWIKSGEIVNKEKSSK; encoded by the coding sequence GTGAACGAATCAATCCGTCCTGAAAAGGAAGATCGCTATACTGTGGATAGTTCAGTAAAAAAAACCTTATCGCCTAAGCTCAATGGTCCTATACTATCAAAAAAGAAATGGATTATTCTGATTTTAGCATTGTGCGTTATTTTAATGCTATTAAGTTTTGCAATATTTAGCCCAGCATCCAAAGAACAGTTACAAACGACATCAGATGTAACTGATTCTACGGCTAGCAATACTTCAGTTCAATCCAATGAATACCAATCGCTAACACCACCTAAAATATCACGATCAGCAACAGAAACAAAACAAGAGAATTCAGCGACTAAAGAACGGTTAGAAGTTCCAGGTGAAGTTACTGATATTTTGGCTGATAAAATTTCAGAACTTAATGATAAAAATCAAGCATCTGATTCTATATTGCTAGAAGGTAAAAATAATAATATTGATAAAGAAATCAATGAGCAACCTTTGCAAAAAAAATTAGCGAATGATCACTATACAATTCAAATCAATTCTTCATCATCCCTTGAAAGTATGATGGCATTTGTGAAACAACATAAATTAACTAATTACCAAATTTATGAAACTCGTCGCTCACAAAAACCATGGTACGTGCTTATCAAAGGCGACTATGCGACCATTAAAGATGCAAAAAATGCCGCAAAATTATTACCCCAGGAATTACAGAAAAGTAAGCCATGGATTAAATCAGGTGAAATAGTTAATAAAGAGAAATCATCAAAATGA
- the aroK gene encoding shikimate kinase AroK translates to MAEKRNIFLIGPMGAGKSTIGRQIAQQLGMDFFDSDQEIEKRTGADIAWIFDLEGEDGFRAREEKVINELTEKQGVVLATGGGSVLSKETRNRLSARGIVVYLETTIEKQMARTQKDKRRPLLQGSETPKTLYQELAEERVPLYEEIADITIKTDEQSAKGVASYIIEKIEQI, encoded by the coding sequence ATGGCAGAGAAGCGTAATATCTTTTTAATTGGCCCAATGGGCGCAGGTAAAAGTACTATTGGTAGGCAGATCGCTCAGCAACTTGGGATGGACTTTTTTGATTCAGATCAAGAGATTGAAAAACGAACCGGTGCAGACATTGCATGGATTTTTGATCTGGAAGGCGAAGATGGATTCCGCGCAAGAGAAGAAAAAGTCATTAATGAGCTAACCGAAAAGCAAGGTGTTGTTCTTGCAACTGGTGGTGGTTCTGTGTTATCAAAAGAAACAAGAAATCGTTTATCTGCTCGTGGGATTGTTGTTTATCTAGAAACGACTATCGAAAAACAGATGGCTCGTACGCAAAAAGATAAGCGCCGCCCATTACTTCAAGGTAGCGAAACACCTAAAACGCTTTATCAAGAGCTAGCAGAAGAACGCGTTCCTTTATATGAAGAAATTGCAGATATCACAATAAAAACTGATGAGCAAAGTGCTAAAGGTGTAGCAAGCTACATTATTGAAAAAATAGAGCAAATATAA